A part of Streptomyces sp. NBC_01235 genomic DNA contains:
- a CDS encoding AraC family transcriptional regulator, translating into MRQIRHAPKAPTRAQPLAAGERIDAHRHDDHQIVYAGSGVLAVTTDAGTWFAPGTRALWVPAGTAHAHRAYGHLDLHLVGLPADDNPLGLDAPTVLSVSPLLRELILAYTRAPQDTSPERARLLAVLRDQLRASPQQPMRLPTPVDPRLAAVCALVHANPADQRTLAALGARSGTGERTLSRLFRREFGMTFPQWRTQSRLYHALRLLADDTPVTTVAHRCGWSSASAFIDVFRRAYGYTPGRHQRRAQGSDADATPTADNHGAPSAS; encoded by the coding sequence ATCCGCCAGATCCGCCACGCCCCGAAGGCACCCACCCGCGCCCAGCCGCTGGCCGCCGGCGAGCGCATCGACGCGCACCGGCACGACGATCACCAGATCGTCTACGCGGGCTCCGGAGTCCTGGCCGTCACCACCGACGCCGGCACCTGGTTCGCACCCGGCACCCGCGCCCTGTGGGTGCCCGCCGGTACCGCCCACGCGCACCGGGCCTACGGCCACCTCGACCTGCACCTGGTCGGCCTGCCCGCCGACGACAACCCGCTCGGCCTGGACGCCCCGACCGTCCTCTCCGTCAGCCCGCTCCTGCGCGAGCTGATCCTCGCCTACACCCGCGCCCCCCAGGACACGAGCCCCGAGCGCGCCCGCCTGCTCGCCGTCCTGCGCGACCAGCTGCGCGCCTCCCCGCAGCAGCCGATGCGGCTGCCCACCCCCGTCGACCCCCGGCTCGCCGCGGTCTGCGCACTCGTCCACGCGAACCCGGCCGACCAGCGCACCCTGGCCGCCCTCGGCGCCCGGAGCGGCACCGGCGAACGCACCCTCAGCCGCCTCTTCCGCCGCGAGTTCGGCATGACCTTCCCCCAGTGGCGCACCCAGTCCCGCCTCTACCACGCCCTGCGCCTGCTGGCCGACGACACCCCCGTCACCACGGTCGCCCACCGCTGCGGCTGGTCCTCCGCCAGCGCGTTCATCGACGTGTTCCGCCGGGCGTACGGGTACACCCCGGGCCGGCACCAGCGGCGTGCCCAGGGCTCGGACGCGGACGCGACCCCGACGGCGGACAACCACGGTGCACCTTCCGCGAGTTGA
- a CDS encoding DoxX family protein: MPRSERSPLLLAGLLAASGIAHFAAPRPFDATVPRALPGSPRTWTYASGVAELALAAGVALPRTRRTAALATAAFFVGVFPANVKMAWDWRHRPTPLKAAAVGRLPLQVPLVLWARSVADSTDIANTMEGRA; the protein is encoded by the coding sequence GTGCCCCGGTCCGAACGCTCACCCCTGCTGCTGGCGGGTCTGCTGGCCGCCTCGGGGATCGCGCATTTCGCCGCGCCCCGCCCGTTCGACGCGACCGTCCCGCGCGCACTGCCGGGCTCGCCGAGGACCTGGACGTACGCCAGCGGCGTCGCCGAGCTGGCGCTGGCGGCGGGAGTGGCCCTGCCCCGGACCCGGAGGACGGCCGCGCTGGCGACGGCGGCGTTCTTCGTCGGCGTCTTCCCCGCCAACGTCAAGATGGCGTGGGACTGGCGCCACCGCCCGACCCCGCTCAAGGCGGCCGCCGTCGGCCGCCTTCCCCTGCAGGTACCCCTCGTGCTGTGGGCCCGCAGCGTCGCCGACAGCACCGACATCGCGAACACCATGGAGGGACGGGCATGA
- a CDS encoding MarR family winged helix-turn-helix transcriptional regulator: MSTEPLPVPSVASPEVVEIERALTRITYLSTRARQHDRLMALAGVPLDRAAVALLRQVADSEPLRPGELAQRLGVEASHVTRTVQQLQKSGYVTRVPDPQDGRAQRIQLTETGRAAIDRVREAGARGMQLALSDWSPEELGQLATLFHRMVDDFLSHAVDEEVEQPAAASGA, from the coding sequence ATGTCCACCGAACCGCTCCCCGTGCCCTCCGTCGCCTCTCCGGAAGTGGTCGAGATCGAGCGCGCGCTCACTCGCATCACCTACCTGAGCACCCGCGCCCGCCAGCACGACCGGCTGATGGCGCTGGCCGGCGTCCCCCTCGACCGTGCCGCCGTGGCGCTGCTGCGGCAGGTCGCCGATTCCGAGCCGCTGCGGCCGGGGGAGCTGGCCCAGCGCCTGGGCGTGGAGGCCTCCCATGTGACGCGCACGGTCCAGCAGCTCCAGAAGTCCGGTTACGTCACGCGGGTCCCCGACCCCCAGGACGGCCGGGCCCAGCGGATCCAGCTCACCGAGACCGGCCGCGCGGCCATCGACCGGGTCCGGGAGGCGGGCGCCCGGGGGATGCAACTGGCGCTGTCCGACTGGTCCCCGGAGGAACTGGGCCAGCTCGCCACGCTCTTCCACCGCATGGTCGACGACTTCCTCTCCCACGCCGTCGACGAGGAGGTCGAGCAGCCGGCCGCGGCCTCCGGCGCCTGA
- a CDS encoding aldo/keto reductase, translated as MINIPEHTLNDGTKLPALGLGTWPMDDAEAEEAVAGALGLGYRLLDTATNYRNETGVGRGVARGGVAREEIVVTTKLPGRHHGYEETLASFEESRRRLGLEYVDLYLIHWPLPRVDKFVDSWRAMIKLREDGLIRSIGVSNFTAEHIERLEKETGVLPSVNQIELHPLFPQDELRAFHEAKGVRTESWSPLGRGSALLDDPAVVSVAEALGVTPGQVVLRWHVQLGAVPIPKSSSPERQRANLDVFGFELGPAQLAAITARTPERLGGDPEVHEEF; from the coding sequence GTGATCAACATCCCGGAGCACACGCTCAACGACGGCACGAAGCTCCCGGCCCTGGGCCTGGGCACCTGGCCGATGGACGACGCGGAGGCGGAGGAGGCGGTGGCCGGGGCGCTCGGCCTGGGCTACCGGCTGCTCGACACGGCGACGAACTACCGCAACGAGACCGGGGTCGGCCGCGGGGTGGCCCGTGGCGGGGTGGCGCGCGAGGAGATCGTGGTGACCACGAAGCTGCCCGGCCGCCACCACGGCTACGAGGAGACCCTCGCCTCCTTCGAGGAGTCCCGCCGCCGGCTCGGTCTCGAGTACGTGGACCTGTACCTGATCCACTGGCCGCTCCCCCGGGTCGACAAGTTCGTCGACTCCTGGCGGGCCATGATCAAGCTCCGCGAGGACGGCCTGATCCGCTCGATCGGGGTCTCCAACTTCACCGCCGAGCACATCGAACGGCTGGAGAAGGAAACGGGCGTGCTGCCGTCCGTCAACCAGATCGAGCTGCACCCGCTCTTCCCGCAGGACGAGCTGCGCGCCTTCCACGAGGCCAAGGGCGTCCGCACCGAGAGCTGGAGCCCGCTGGGCCGCGGCTCGGCGCTCCTGGACGACCCGGCCGTCGTCTCCGTCGCCGAGGCGCTCGGCGTGACTCCCGGCCAGGTCGTGCTGCGCTGGCACGTCCAGCTCGGCGCGGTCCCCATCCCGAAGTCGTCCAGCCCCGAACGGCAGCGCGCCAACCTCGACGTCTTCGGCTTCGAACTCGGCCCGGCCCAGCTGGCGGCGATCACGGCGCGGACACCCGAGCGCCTGGGCGGGGACCCCGAGGTGCACGAGGAGTTCTGA
- a CDS encoding MarR family winged helix-turn-helix transcriptional regulator, with the protein MSPSPPAVPPASPAAVEMERVLTQVAYLSVRARQHERLVVMAGVPLDRAAVAMLRQIAEHDPLRPGELAQVLAVQASHVTRQVQRLQKDGYVTRVADPDDSRARRIRLTPLGEDAVARLGDAGARGMQLVLADWSPCELRQLADLFHRMVDVFLAHPLDEGSVSDAGATTPAA; encoded by the coding sequence ATGTCCCCCTCACCGCCCGCAGTGCCCCCCGCCTCGCCCGCAGCGGTCGAGATGGAGCGGGTCCTCACCCAGGTCGCCTACCTGAGTGTCCGTGCCCGGCAGCACGAACGGCTGGTCGTCATGGCGGGCGTGCCGCTCGACCGGGCCGCCGTCGCGATGCTGCGCCAGATCGCCGAGCACGACCCCCTGCGCCCGGGGGAGCTCGCCCAGGTGCTGGCCGTCCAGGCCTCCCACGTCACCCGCCAGGTGCAGCGGCTGCAGAAGGACGGCTATGTCACCCGGGTCGCCGACCCCGATGACAGCCGCGCCCGGCGCATTCGGCTCACCCCCCTGGGGGAGGATGCCGTCGCGCGGCTGGGCGACGCGGGCGCCCGCGGTATGCAACTGGTCCTGGCGGACTGGTCGCCATGCGAACTGCGGCAGCTCGCCGACCTGTTCCACCGCATGGTGGACGTCTTCCTCGCCCACCCCCTCGACGAAGGAAGCGTGTCCGATGCGGGCGCCACGACCCCCGCGGCGTGA
- a CDS encoding peroxiredoxin, protein MTKALETGDLVEDFALPDETGTVRSLTDLLADGPVVLFFYPAALTPGCTAEACHFRDLAAEFSAVGAQPVGISGDSVDRQQEFAGRHTLGMPLLSDADGAVRERFGVKRGFSLAPNKRVTFVIGQDRTVLEVVRSELRMNTHADRALDVLRARRG, encoded by the coding sequence ATGACCAAGGCTCTGGAGACCGGCGACCTCGTCGAGGACTTCGCACTGCCGGACGAGACCGGCACGGTGCGCAGTCTGACGGACCTGCTCGCCGACGGACCGGTGGTCCTCTTCTTCTACCCCGCCGCCCTGACCCCGGGCTGCACCGCCGAGGCCTGCCACTTCCGTGACCTGGCCGCCGAGTTCTCCGCCGTCGGCGCCCAGCCCGTCGGCATCAGCGGGGACTCCGTCGACCGCCAGCAGGAGTTCGCCGGCCGGCACACGCTCGGCATGCCGCTGCTGTCCGACGCCGACGGGGCGGTGCGGGAACGGTTCGGCGTGAAGCGCGGCTTCTCCCTGGCGCCCAACAAGCGGGTCACCTTCGTCATAGGGCAGGACCGCACCGTCCTGGAGGTCGTGCGCAGCGAACTGCGCATGAACACCCACGCCGACCGCGCCCTGGACGTGCTGCGCGCCCGTCGCGGTTGA
- a CDS encoding SGNH/GDSL hydrolase family protein: MKTSVRAALAGALACGVLTTAIVISRHDDTSESAPPKGPYVALGDSYTAGPKIPDQGGSPAGCDRSDRNYPALVARRLGLPAADFRDVSCSGATVTDLTAAQSTDHGTNPAQLSALSDRTRLVTLGIGGNDIGFASLVKSCVKSGVLRFALSALEAGTGNAVDAGDAPCRARYVSDGGDEVRQRIEAADERLGEALAEVRRRAPKARVYVVGYPAILPAGTADCGSEMGLAAGDVTYLHDKEQQLNRMLRERAGKAGAGYVDTYTPSVGRDACADRQVRWVEPLVPLAPAASVHPNERGEQGMADAVLKTLGV; this comes from the coding sequence ATGAAGACCTCCGTACGAGCCGCGCTGGCCGGAGCGCTCGCCTGCGGCGTGCTGACCACCGCGATCGTGATCAGCCGGCACGACGACACCTCCGAGTCCGCCCCGCCGAAGGGCCCGTACGTCGCGCTGGGCGACTCCTACACCGCGGGGCCCAAGATCCCGGACCAGGGCGGCAGCCCCGCCGGCTGCGACCGCTCCGACCGCAACTACCCGGCCCTCGTCGCCCGGCGGCTCGGCCTGCCCGCCGCCGACTTCCGTGACGTCAGCTGCAGCGGCGCGACCGTCACCGACCTGACCGCGGCCCAGTCCACCGACCACGGCACCAACCCGGCGCAGCTGTCCGCCCTGTCGGACCGGACCCGGCTGGTCACCCTCGGCATCGGCGGCAACGACATCGGCTTCGCCTCGCTGGTGAAGAGCTGCGTGAAGTCGGGAGTCCTGCGCTTCGCGCTCAGCGCCCTCGAGGCCGGCACCGGGAACGCCGTGGACGCGGGGGACGCACCCTGCCGGGCCCGGTACGTCTCCGACGGCGGCGACGAGGTACGGCAGCGGATCGAGGCGGCGGACGAACGGCTGGGCGAGGCCCTCGCCGAGGTCAGGCGCCGCGCGCCGAAGGCCCGGGTCTACGTCGTGGGCTACCCCGCGATCCTGCCCGCGGGCACCGCCGACTGCGGCAGCGAGATGGGCCTCGCGGCCGGTGACGTCACCTACCTCCACGACAAGGAGCAGCAGCTGAACCGGATGCTGCGGGAGCGGGCCGGCAAGGCGGGGGCGGGCTACGTCGACACGTACACGCCCTCGGTCGGGCGCGATGCCTGCGCCGACCGTCAGGTGCGCTGGGTGGAGCCGCTGGTGCCGCTCGCCCCGGCCGCCTCCGTCCACCCCAACGAGCGCGGCGAGCAGGGCATGGCGGACGCCGTTCTGAAGACCCTCGGCGTCTGA
- a CDS encoding ATP-binding SpoIIE family protein phosphatase codes for MEHVVAAAVIDARGIVTGWSEGARLLTGHAAEEAVGRVVTDLLADDPGAGGRPPPTDGPWTGPVVVRHRDGHPVVLTVTACPLLGPGGTPTGFTLSAQQPTAPEPTLAGRAFQQASMSMSVFDPRQRYLRLNEVACQVMGVSEDVLLGRHFPDTVEDAEHSRGFNWHLRHVAETGRPARYESFTGAPSLNREHSWSTEMWPVRDDSGAVTGVALAAFDSTEQYLARRRLALLNEAAASIGTTLDVVRTAEEVIELLVPQFADFASVDLLDWVLGADEPPAVPNGEITLRHVAHGSVREGTPEAGVHLGDTDVHPPYSAPARALREGRAILSQAGEPDFMRWFAARDARSPEGRRYRHGVHSMIAAPLRARGTTLGVAVGIRIAHPDDYEADDAVFAEELASRAAVCIDNARRFARERTTALALQHNLLPRGLPGQAAVEVAHRYLPSGSTAGIGGDWFDVIPLSGSRVALVVGDVVGHGIPSSATMGRLCTAVRTLADVDLPPDELLTHLDDLVTHLAAHDDGDEEVAELGATCLYAVYDPVSRRLTLAAAGHPAPALVLPDGTARLVALTPGPPLGVGGLPFEATELELPEGSVVALYTDGLIEDRDRDVDRATGELCSALTAPAATLDALCDTVLKAVLPEEPGDDVALLLARTRALGADQIATWDVTPDPAHVAATRQAATEQLAAWGLEEAAFVTELVVSELVTNAIRYGAPPIQLRLIRDRTLICEVSDGSSTSPHLRRAHAFDEGGRGLLLVAQLTQRWGSRQTGRGKTIWAEQSLEPE; via the coding sequence ATGGAGCATGTCGTCGCTGCGGCGGTCATCGATGCTCGAGGCATCGTGACGGGCTGGAGCGAGGGCGCCCGTCTGCTGACGGGCCATGCGGCCGAGGAGGCCGTGGGGCGGGTCGTGACCGACCTGCTCGCGGACGATCCGGGGGCGGGCGGACGTCCGCCGCCGACGGACGGCCCGTGGACCGGCCCCGTCGTCGTACGGCACCGCGACGGCCACCCGGTCGTCCTCACCGTGACGGCCTGCCCCCTGCTCGGCCCCGGGGGCACGCCCACCGGCTTCACGCTCAGTGCCCAGCAGCCCACGGCGCCGGAACCGACACTGGCCGGCCGGGCCTTCCAACAGGCCTCCATGTCGATGTCGGTCTTCGACCCCCGGCAGCGCTATCTGCGCCTGAACGAGGTCGCCTGCCAGGTCATGGGCGTGTCCGAGGACGTACTGCTGGGCCGCCACTTCCCCGATACCGTCGAGGACGCCGAGCACAGCCGCGGCTTCAACTGGCACCTGCGCCACGTGGCCGAGACCGGCCGCCCGGCCCGATACGAGAGCTTCACCGGCGCCCCGTCCCTCAACCGGGAGCACTCCTGGAGCACCGAGATGTGGCCGGTGCGCGACGACTCCGGAGCGGTGACCGGCGTGGCCCTCGCGGCCTTCGACAGCACGGAGCAGTACCTGGCCCGCCGGCGCCTCGCCCTGCTGAACGAGGCGGCGGCCTCCATCGGCACCACCCTGGACGTGGTGCGCACCGCCGAGGAAGTGATCGAACTCCTCGTGCCGCAGTTCGCCGACTTCGCCAGCGTCGACCTCCTCGACTGGGTCCTCGGCGCGGACGAACCGCCCGCGGTGCCCAACGGGGAGATCACGCTGCGCCACGTCGCCCACGGCTCCGTCCGCGAGGGCACCCCCGAGGCGGGCGTCCACCTCGGCGACACCGACGTCCACCCGCCGTACAGCGCGCCCGCCCGCGCCCTGCGGGAGGGCCGTGCGATCCTCAGCCAGGCGGGCGAACCGGACTTCATGCGCTGGTTCGCCGCGCGCGACGCCCGTTCCCCCGAGGGACGCCGCTACCGCCACGGAGTCCACTCGATGATCGCGGCGCCCCTGCGGGCCCGCGGCACGACCCTGGGCGTCGCCGTCGGCATCCGGATCGCCCACCCGGACGACTACGAGGCCGACGACGCCGTCTTCGCCGAGGAACTCGCCAGCCGGGCCGCCGTCTGCATCGACAACGCCCGCCGCTTCGCCCGCGAACGCACCACCGCGCTCGCCCTCCAGCACAACCTGCTGCCCCGAGGGCTGCCCGGACAGGCGGCCGTCGAGGTCGCCCACCGCTATCTGCCCAGCGGCTCCACGGCGGGCATCGGCGGCGACTGGTTCGACGTCATCCCGCTCTCCGGCAGCCGGGTCGCCCTCGTCGTCGGTGACGTCGTCGGACACGGCATCCCCTCCTCGGCGACCATGGGGCGGCTCTGCACGGCCGTCCGCACCCTCGCCGACGTGGATCTGCCACCCGACGAACTCCTCACCCACCTCGACGACCTCGTCACCCATCTGGCGGCCCACGACGACGGCGACGAGGAGGTCGCCGAGCTGGGCGCCACCTGCCTCTACGCCGTCTACGACCCCGTCAGCCGCCGGCTCACCCTCGCCGCCGCCGGCCACCCCGCACCGGCCCTCGTCCTGCCCGACGGCACCGCACGCCTCGTCGCCCTGACCCCCGGGCCCCCGCTCGGCGTCGGCGGACTGCCCTTCGAGGCCACCGAACTGGAACTGCCCGAGGGATCCGTCGTCGCCCTCTACACGGACGGCCTGATCGAGGACCGCGACCGCGACGTCGACCGCGCCACCGGCGAACTGTGCAGCGCCCTGACCGCACCCGCCGCCACCCTCGACGCGCTCTGCGACACCGTGCTCAAGGCCGTCCTGCCGGAGGAACCCGGCGACGACGTCGCCCTGCTGCTCGCCCGGACCCGGGCCCTCGGCGCGGACCAGATCGCCACCTGGGACGTCACCCCGGACCCCGCCCACGTGGCCGCCACCCGGCAGGCCGCCACCGAGCAATTGGCCGCGTGGGGCCTGGAAGAGGCCGCGTTCGTCACCGAACTCGTCGTCAGTGAACTCGTCACCAACGCCATCCGCTACGGCGCACCCCCCATCCAGCTACGCCTGATCCGCGACCGCACCCTCATCTGCGAGGTGTCCGACGGCAGTTCCACCTCCCCCCACCTGCGCCGCGCCCACGCCTTCGACGAGGGCGGGCGCGGCCTGCTGCTCGTCGCGCAGCTCACCCAGCGCTGGGGCAGCCGGCAGACGGGCCGGGGCAAGACGATCTGGGCGGAGCAGTCGTTGGAGCCCGAGTGA
- a CDS encoding response regulator transcription factor gives MYDNPTDKPSRPSEESSYPTGKPSLARGSGQRVLIVVSEPDVAELLATTLELAGYRISLTGTAAEALARLDARRFDLLVVDTGLPDLAGSGAVGRPVVAHRPPVLYLAAYDSLDRLLPELGLGEEDYVTKPFRVAEVLARMQMLLRGAAPGRPNSAPGYGDLLLDDTLCRARRGTRNLDLTPAEYRLLRHLLVNAHRVLSKEQISRYVWGDFRGDNAIEQLVSRLRRKVDREAPVLIHTRRGFGYWLGKVDGAC, from the coding sequence ATGTACGACAACCCGACCGATAAACCGTCACGCCCGAGTGAGGAGTCGTCGTACCCGACCGGGAAGCCGTCGCTCGCCCGCGGCTCCGGTCAGCGCGTCCTGATCGTCGTGAGTGAACCGGACGTCGCCGAACTGCTGGCCACCACCCTCGAGTTGGCGGGCTACCGGATCAGCCTCACGGGCACGGCGGCCGAGGCGCTGGCCCGGCTCGACGCCCGCCGGTTCGACCTTCTGGTCGTCGACACCGGGCTGCCGGATCTGGCCGGCAGTGGTGCGGTGGGCCGCCCGGTGGTCGCCCATCGGCCACCGGTCCTCTACCTCGCGGCATACGACTCCCTCGACCGCCTCCTGCCCGAACTCGGCCTGGGGGAGGAGGACTACGTCACCAAGCCCTTCCGGGTGGCCGAGGTCCTGGCCCGGATGCAGATGCTGCTGCGCGGCGCCGCCCCCGGCCGCCCGAACAGCGCCCCGGGCTACGGCGACCTGCTCCTCGACGACACCCTCTGCCGGGCCCGGCGCGGCACCCGCAACCTCGACCTCACGCCCGCCGAGTACCGCCTGCTGCGCCACCTCCTGGTCAACGCGCACCGGGTGCTGTCGAAGGAGCAGATCAGCCGGTACGTCTGGGGCGATTTCCGGGGCGACAATGCGATCGAGCAGCTCGTCTCCCGGCTCAGGCGCAAGGTGGACCGCGAAGCGCCGGTGCTGATCCACACCCGCCGGGGCTTCGGCTACTGGCTGGGAAAGGTGGACGGCGCATGCTGA
- a CDS encoding NAD(P)/FAD-dependent oxidoreductase has product MNRLVVVGASAAGLAAVETLRREGYTGTLTLVGDEPHLPYDRPPLSKQVLASEWEEDRLWLRPADDLAALDLDLRLGVAATGLDVAGRSVRLADGSELPYDGLILATGVRPRRLPGEGAHVLRTLQDTLTLRERLEPGLHLVVVGAGFLGAEAAAVAWRLGARVTLLEPAAVPLAHAVGEEVGRVLSQAHLDRGVNLRCGVTVTEVTEDGVRLGDGEVVEADEVLVAIGSLPNTDWLAASGLAVGDGVVCDEYLEAARGVYAAGDVARWYNPLFGTSMRIEHRTNAAEQGMAAARNLLASGARKPFAPVPYFWSDQYDMKIQAYGFLRGHDEVAVVEGDLAERRFVAAYRTGDRVSGALAVGMPPKAIRLWRQAIAAGAAWGDHVRVPA; this is encoded by the coding sequence GTGAACCGGCTCGTGGTCGTCGGAGCCTCGGCCGCCGGACTCGCGGCGGTCGAGACGCTCCGGCGCGAGGGCTACACCGGCACCCTCACCCTCGTCGGCGACGAACCGCACCTCCCCTACGACCGGCCACCGCTGTCCAAGCAGGTCCTCGCCTCCGAATGGGAGGAGGACCGGCTGTGGCTGCGCCCGGCCGACGACCTCGCCGCCCTCGACCTCGACCTGCGCCTCGGCGTCGCGGCGACCGGCCTCGACGTCGCCGGCCGGAGCGTGCGGCTGGCCGACGGGAGCGAGCTGCCGTACGACGGGCTGATCCTGGCGACCGGCGTACGACCGCGCCGCCTGCCCGGCGAGGGCGCGCACGTGCTGCGCACCCTGCAGGACACCCTCACCCTGCGGGAGCGGCTCGAGCCGGGACTCCACCTGGTAGTCGTCGGCGCCGGGTTCCTCGGCGCGGAGGCGGCAGCCGTCGCCTGGCGGCTCGGCGCCCGGGTCACCCTCCTCGAGCCGGCGGCGGTGCCGCTGGCCCACGCCGTGGGCGAGGAGGTCGGGCGGGTGCTGTCGCAGGCCCACCTCGACCGGGGGGTGAACCTGCGCTGCGGGGTCACCGTGACCGAGGTGACCGAGGACGGTGTACGGCTCGGTGACGGCGAGGTCGTCGAGGCCGACGAGGTGCTCGTCGCCATCGGCTCGCTGCCCAACACCGACTGGCTGGCCGCCAGTGGACTGGCGGTGGGCGACGGCGTGGTGTGCGACGAGTACCTGGAGGCCGCCCGGGGCGTCTACGCAGCCGGGGACGTGGCCCGCTGGTACAACCCGCTGTTCGGCACGTCGATGCGGATCGAGCACCGCACCAACGCGGCCGAGCAGGGCATGGCCGCCGCCCGCAACCTGCTCGCCTCGGGTGCCCGCAAGCCGTTCGCGCCCGTGCCGTACTTCTGGTCCGACCAGTACGACATGAAGATCCAGGCGTACGGGTTCCTGCGCGGCCACGACGAGGTCGCCGTCGTCGAGGGCGACCTCGCCGAGCGCCGGTTCGTGGCCGCGTACCGCACCGGCGACCGGGTGAGCGGGGCGCTCGCGGTCGGGATGCCGCCGAAGGCGATCCGGCTGTGGCGACAGGCGATCGCGGCCGGCGCCGCCTGGGGCGACCACGTGCGCGTCCCGGCGTAG
- a CDS encoding eCIS core domain-containing protein: MRTPQPSRTPDGSTRRGPATPAKAGGPLHRLLALQRAVGNAAVVQMLREEGHPFAPASPAQERHQHGPGCGHQNAAGGGAAPVQRSAVHDVLRSGGRPLDDATRGDMESRLGADFSDVRIHTDAAAKASASEIGARAYTSGNHVVLGDGGGDKHTLAHELTHVIQQRQGPVAGADNGSGLRVSDPSDRFEREAEANATRVMRAPARASTPAAGEGPAAPQPGAARSEPEQPFVQRALNTTAVPTASRHEAVQDSQGRAVRSEMLNDGSLQGSTPSADPPGYDYIRSLNLTSQWIRFHLVNEKAGGPGTANNLVPAAQSDNQNYEKGIEKDLKNDVTAASATPGAYVYFGVQVHYNHPAPAQGSASQLNSAHAFPSTLDITHRLYDPAAGWQDGKHNGVTFTFQVGQPADSRVARAISGIDLTILRQYTGFPPSSSVWDAADLAFLKDIAAGGNRNPEFVALTANYGGTLSERIYHAFSAIPFSPPRTGGRAAASKGATTFAVRIGNEAALEMLATNMGTGMLT, from the coding sequence GTGCGCACACCGCAGCCCAGCAGGACTCCCGACGGCTCGACCCGTCGGGGACCGGCGACCCCGGCGAAGGCCGGCGGGCCACTTCACCGGCTCCTCGCCCTTCAGCGCGCCGTGGGCAACGCCGCCGTGGTGCAGATGCTCCGCGAGGAAGGGCACCCCTTCGCTCCGGCGTCCCCAGCGCAGGAGCGGCACCAGCACGGCCCGGGCTGCGGGCATCAGAACGCCGCGGGGGGCGGGGCCGCTCCCGTGCAGCGCTCGGCCGTCCACGATGTGCTGCGCAGCGGCGGCCGGCCGCTGGACGACGCGACCCGCGGCGACATGGAGAGCCGTCTCGGCGCGGACTTCTCCGACGTGCGCATCCACACCGACGCCGCGGCCAAGGCCTCCGCGTCCGAGATCGGCGCGCGGGCCTACACCTCGGGCAACCATGTCGTCCTCGGCGACGGCGGGGGCGACAAGCACACCCTGGCGCACGAGTTGACCCATGTCATCCAACAGCGCCAGGGACCCGTGGCCGGCGCGGACAACGGTTCCGGGCTGCGGGTGTCGGATCCGTCGGACCGCTTCGAGCGGGAGGCGGAGGCCAACGCGACCCGGGTCATGCGCGCTCCGGCACGGGCGAGCACACCCGCGGCCGGGGAGGGCCCGGCCGCCCCGCAGCCCGGCGCCGCACGGTCGGAACCCGAGCAGCCGTTCGTCCAGCGCGCGCTGAACACCACCGCGGTGCCGACCGCCAGCAGGCACGAGGCGGTGCAGGACAGCCAGGGCCGGGCCGTCAGGTCCGAGATGCTCAACGACGGTTCCCTGCAGGGGAGCACGCCGTCGGCGGATCCCCCCGGCTACGACTACATCCGCTCCCTGAACCTGACCAGTCAGTGGATCCGCTTCCATCTGGTCAACGAGAAGGCGGGCGGCCCGGGCACCGCGAACAACCTGGTGCCGGCGGCGCAGTCGGACAACCAGAACTACGAGAAGGGCATCGAGAAGGACCTCAAGAACGACGTGACGGCCGCGTCCGCGACGCCCGGAGCCTATGTCTACTTCGGCGTCCAGGTGCACTACAACCATCCGGCGCCCGCCCAGGGCAGCGCGAGCCAGCTGAACTCCGCCCATGCCTTCCCCTCCACCCTGGACATCACCCACAGGCTGTACGACCCGGCCGCGGGCTGGCAGGACGGAAAGCACAACGGCGTCACCTTCACCTTCCAGGTGGGCCAGCCCGCGGACAGCCGGGTCGCCCGGGCGATCAGCGGCATCGACCTGACCATTCTGCGGCAGTACACCGGCTTCCCCCCGAGCTCCTCCGTCTGGGACGCCGCCGACCTCGCCTTCCTGAAGGACATCGCCGCGGGCGGCAACCGCAACCCGGAGTTCGTCGCGCTCACGGCGAACTACGGGGGCACGCTGAGCGAGCGGATCTACCACGCGTTCTCCGCGATCCCGTTCTCGCCGCCCCGGACGGGTGGACGCGCCGCGGCGAGCAAGGGCGCCACGACGTTCGCCGTGCGCATCGGGAACGAGGCCGCGCTGGAGATGCTGGCCACCAACATGGGCACCGGGATGCTGACCTGA
- a CDS encoding ferredoxin codes for MTSLKVELEADRCVASGQCVVAAMQVFDQDDDGIAILLEEQVGPDLVDDVREAVALCPAAAIRLVQQ; via the coding sequence ATGACATCTCTCAAAGTCGAGCTGGAAGCCGACAGGTGCGTCGCCTCGGGGCAGTGCGTGGTCGCCGCCATGCAGGTCTTCGACCAGGACGACGACGGCATCGCGATCCTGCTCGAGGAGCAGGTCGGACCCGACCTCGTCGACGACGTCCGGGAGGCCGTCGCCCTCTGCCCCGCCGCCGCGATCCGGCTGGTCCAGCAGTGA